One part of the uncultured Desulfovibrio sp. genome encodes these proteins:
- a CDS encoding dissimilatory sulfite reductase D family protein yields MADKTDKDIIVDFLKGKSAAKSKFYFKDFTDLFPDKGPREVKKILTQLVNEEVLEFWSSGSTTMYGLKGAGKQAHTEGED; encoded by the coding sequence ATGGCTGACAAAACTGATAAAGACATTATTGTTGACTTCCTCAAGGGCAAGTCCGCTGCCAAGTCCAAGTTCTACTTCAAGGACTTCACGGACCTCTTCCCCGACAAGGGTCCCCGCGAAGTGAAGAAGATCCTCACCCAGCTGGTGAACGAGGAAGTGCTGGAATTCTGGTCTTCCGGTTCCACCACCATGTACGGTCTGAAGGGCGCCGGCAAGCAGGCCCACACCGAAGGCGAGGACTAG
- the amrA gene encoding AmmeMemoRadiSam system protein A: MSTEFTLSPAEQQALAHLARQSIESTLRPPSRPVSPALPQALAHGILSQPLGSFVTLKKAGQLRGCIGTMVGQEPLFANVWRMAQAAAFHDWRFAPLTLDEWPDVRISISVLGPLTPCPGLAHVVLGRHGLLLEAEGRHAVFLPEVPVEQGWDRLTYVEQLCRKAGLPPHSWKLPQARLFWYETVHIDAAPDA, translated from the coding sequence ATGAGCACCGAATTTACGCTTTCTCCGGCGGAGCAGCAGGCTCTCGCCCATCTTGCCCGGCAAAGTATCGAAAGCACGCTACGGCCCCCGTCCCGCCCCGTGTCCCCCGCATTGCCGCAGGCCCTGGCCCACGGCATTCTCAGCCAGCCGCTTGGCTCCTTTGTCACGCTCAAAAAGGCCGGGCAGCTGCGCGGCTGCATCGGCACCATGGTCGGTCAGGAGCCGCTTTTTGCCAATGTCTGGCGTATGGCGCAGGCCGCGGCGTTTCACGACTGGCGCTTTGCGCCTCTGACGCTGGACGAATGGCCCGACGTGCGCATAAGCATTTCCGTTCTGGGGCCGCTGACGCCCTGCCCCGGTCTGGCGCATGTGGTGCTGGGGCGCCACGGCCTGCTGCTGGAAGCCGAGGGCCGGCATGCCGTCTTTCTGCCGGAAGTCCCCGTTGAACAGGGCTGGGACAGGCTGACCTATGTGGAGCAGCTCTGTCGCAAGGCCGGTCTGCCACCCCACAGCTGGAAGCTGCCCCAGGCCCGCCTGTTTTGGTACGAAACAGTACATATTGATGCCGCGCCGGACGCCTGA